A portion of the Shewanella sp. SNU WT4 genome contains these proteins:
- a CDS encoding PhoX family phosphatase: MSKATFDPRRFNLSNNMPFEQVLEQHVSRRKFIKGGLGISAMTVFTSMGLTACGANDKVVITPPTIPTLPPQSSAVLGFNSIDGSKTDAVAVPVGYSAYVLAPWGTPLNSKASAWKADGTNSSEDQANSVGMHHDGMHFFPLNDAGDDGLLCINHEYIDEVALHPNGPTFDANGKRSLIDEIRKEINAHGVSVVRIKLNNGWWEVVANDAHNRRFTGASVMDFTGPLAYTSYLETRYSPDGSQGRGTLNNCGNGSTPWGTYLTCEENWPEYFLNKGTLTPDQSRIGIATATSRYGWEHLAGADDERLDEFARFNITPEAANASQDYRNEANGHGYIVEIDPYNPNSRAVKRTALGRFRHEGCVFGHVVAGQAISFYSGHDARFEYIYKFVSDAVWDPVDANTSNRLATGDKYMNAGTLYVAKYNDNGTGEWLPLTLDAITQDGSNLASHFDSQAAIILNTAGAADLVGATPMDRPEWVAVDPVTGSVYLTLTNNTKRKDSTNPANPRLNNKFGHIIRWDEGDNATEFSWDIFVFGAPSAADAQTNLSGLDDLNQFASPDGLAFDARGILWVQTDNGAEELTSYTNDQMLAIVPSTLVDANGKQQVVSSSTQVQLKRFFVGPNESEVTGFAMTPDYKSLFINIQHPANWPYAAKASEATPAGITIRPRSATVMIRKDDGAEIGV; the protein is encoded by the coding sequence ATGAGTAAAGCCACATTTGATCCGCGCCGTTTTAATCTCAGTAATAATATGCCGTTTGAACAAGTGCTGGAACAGCATGTATCTCGGCGTAAATTTATTAAAGGTGGCCTTGGGATCAGTGCTATGACAGTATTTACCAGTATGGGACTCACAGCTTGCGGTGCTAATGATAAAGTCGTGATAACGCCGCCAACAATCCCAACCTTACCACCGCAAAGTTCGGCGGTACTAGGGTTTAACTCAATTGATGGTTCTAAAACCGATGCAGTCGCTGTGCCGGTTGGATATTCAGCTTATGTATTAGCGCCTTGGGGAACGCCACTTAATTCAAAAGCATCAGCTTGGAAGGCAGACGGTACTAATAGCAGTGAAGATCAAGCCAATTCGGTCGGTATGCATCATGACGGTATGCATTTTTTCCCATTAAATGATGCGGGAGATGATGGCTTATTGTGTATTAACCATGAGTATATTGATGAGGTTGCGCTGCATCCAAACGGCCCCACCTTTGATGCTAATGGCAAGCGCAGCCTTATTGATGAAATTCGTAAGGAAATTAATGCCCATGGTGTCTCTGTGGTTCGCATTAAGCTCAATAATGGCTGGTGGGAAGTGGTGGCGAACGATGCTCATAACCGCCGTTTTACGGGGGCCAGTGTGATGGATTTTACAGGCCCCTTAGCATATACCAGCTATTTAGAAACACGCTACTCACCAGATGGTAGCCAAGGGCGTGGCACCCTTAATAATTGCGGCAATGGCAGCACGCCTTGGGGCACTTATTTAACCTGTGAAGAAAACTGGCCGGAATATTTTCTCAATAAAGGGACACTCACGCCGGATCAATCTCGTATTGGTATTGCCACAGCAACTAGTCGTTATGGGTGGGAGCACTTAGCTGGAGCTGATGATGAGCGCCTTGATGAGTTCGCCCGCTTTAACATTACGCCAGAAGCTGCTAATGCCAGTCAAGATTACCGTAACGAAGCTAATGGCCATGGTTATATTGTTGAAATCGATCCTTATAATCCCAATTCTCGCGCGGTTAAACGCACGGCGTTAGGGCGCTTTCGGCATGAAGGGTGTGTCTTTGGCCATGTCGTGGCAGGCCAAGCTATCTCGTTTTATTCCGGCCACGATGCGCGGTTTGAATATATCTATAAATTTGTATCAGATGCGGTATGGGACCCTGTAGATGCTAACACTAGTAACCGCTTAGCGACTGGGGATAAGTATATGAACGCGGGCACATTATATGTGGCTAAATATAACGACAATGGTACGGGTGAATGGTTACCACTCACCCTTGATGCCATTACCCAAGATGGCAGCAATTTAGCCAGTCATTTTGATTCACAAGCCGCGATTATTTTAAATACGGCAGGCGCGGCTGATTTAGTCGGTGCCACGCCAATGGATAGACCTGAGTGGGTAGCGGTCGACCCTGTGACTGGCAGTGTCTACTTAACCTTAACCAATAACACCAAACGCAAAGACAGCACTAATCCTGCTAACCCTCGTTTAAATAACAAATTTGGCCATATTATTCGTTGGGATGAGGGTGATAACGCCACTGAATTTAGCTGGGATATTTTTGTATTTGGAGCGCCAAGTGCGGCAGATGCGCAAACTAACTTGTCTGGGTTAGATGATTTAAATCAGTTTGCCAGCCCTGATGGTTTAGCGTTCGACGCGCGCGGTATTTTATGGGTTCAAACCGATAATGGCGCGGAAGAATTAACGTCATACACTAATGATCAAATGCTGGCGATTGTGCCATCGACCTTAGTGGATGCTAATGGAAAACAGCAAGTCGTTAGTTCCAGCACGCAGGTGCAGCTTAAGCGTTTCTTTGTCGGCCCTAATGAGAGTGAAGTGACAGGTTTTGCTATGACGCCAGATTACAAAAGCTTATTTATCAATATTCAGCACCCTGCTAATTGGCCATATGCTGCTAAAGCGAGTGAAGCCACACCCGCTGGGATTACCATTCGGCCGCGTTCGGCGACTGTTATGATACGTAAAGATGATGGCGCTGAAATCGGTGTGTAA
- a CDS encoding AzlD domain-containing protein yields the protein MIWLTIISMAALVFASRYLFLEPKLPVRLSKNTLTFLSYSAPAVLTAIFAPIVFIQEGTLDFSLDNSYLICAVVATILAYTTRNVLLTTLVSMGLFFMIH from the coding sequence ATGATTTGGTTAACTATCATTTCCATGGCGGCATTGGTCTTTGCCAGCCGATACCTGTTTCTTGAACCTAAACTACCGGTACGATTAAGTAAGAATACGTTAACCTTTCTCAGTTACTCGGCGCCTGCGGTACTCACGGCCATATTCGCCCCGATTGTGTTTATACAAGAAGGTACGCTCGATTTTAGCTTGGATAACAGCTATTTAATATGTGCCGTTGTTGCCACTATCCTTGCTTACACTACACGCAATGTCTTACTCACCACTTTGGTAAGCATGGGGTTGTTTTTCATGATTCATTGA
- a CDS encoding AzlC family ABC transporter permease — protein MEAQSEQTVTSSKLDTFFKGALMILPLTIAVIPWGILAGSFALDAGLSAFESQAMSALVFAGAAQLVAVGMIKSGIGLTSILITTLLITSRHFLYGMAMREQISPMPLKWRLTLGFLLTDELFAISNQGNQHKLDPWFAFGGGFSFYLGWNIATAAGIVAGQSLPNLDSWGLDFAIAATFIAIVVPSVKKPSFLLCVLMSLVTSLVCELMNIEGGLIIAALLGMASGALYAKLTGENA, from the coding sequence ATGGAAGCTCAATCAGAACAGACAGTCACCAGCAGTAAACTTGATACTTTTTTTAAAGGCGCGTTAATGATACTCCCGCTTACTATCGCGGTGATCCCTTGGGGGATCCTTGCAGGCTCTTTTGCACTCGATGCTGGATTATCAGCGTTTGAAAGCCAAGCTATGTCAGCCTTAGTTTTTGCAGGCGCGGCTCAATTAGTGGCGGTTGGTATGATTAAATCTGGGATTGGGTTAACTAGCATTTTAATCACCACCTTACTTATCACATCAAGGCACTTTCTCTATGGCATGGCCATGCGTGAACAGATAAGTCCTATGCCCCTTAAATGGCGACTGACCTTAGGTTTTTTACTCACAGATGAGCTATTTGCCATTAGCAATCAAGGTAATCAACATAAGTTGGACCCTTGGTTTGCATTTGGCGGTGGCTTTAGTTTTTATTTAGGCTGGAATATCGCAACCGCCGCCGGAATAGTGGCGGGGCAAAGTTTACCGAATTTAGACAGTTGGGGACTAGATTTTGCTATCGCGGCCACGTTTATTGCCATAGTCGTTCCATCAGTGAAAAAACCATCCTTTCTTTTGTGTGTGTTGATGTCCTTAGTCACAAGTCTAGTGTGCGAACTTATGAATATCGAAGGTGGGTTAATTATAGCGGCGCTACTGGGTATGGCGAGCGGTGCACTTTACGCCAAACTCACGGGAGAGAACGCATGA
- a CDS encoding response regulator, with amino-acid sequence MNILIIEDDRTSQLMLQNILSAYAVTLVGSGEQGLELIGECQPDLVILDINLPGIDGYEVCRQLRARQDTQTTPIIFLSSYQSLEDRLAAYGAGGNDYINKPFDVDELKLKVSQVQQQVQLRKSVNQDLRMTHLLVLGVQTSAAKIQSISRFIQASLFMLNMDTLTHCFFRIANEIELSCVLKIDTGNGIKLLSTNYNVSQLEDEILQMSGKIERIHSFGNDRAIFRWDHATLLARNVGEMIDTIAIFMDALEAGIKSVLIEEKLLSQVANIEIQNAEAMDKMMELFSSMNEEIKNTIVSLGIITGLDEEEEDRINAVLDGYSERISQEFLALNNNSESLRQLINELHTPPEGLELMQEQVVTDGVEFF; translated from the coding sequence ATGAATATACTGATCATCGAGGACGACCGTACTTCACAACTTATGCTGCAAAACATCTTGTCAGCATACGCAGTTACTTTGGTAGGGAGCGGCGAACAAGGCCTTGAGTTAATCGGTGAATGTCAGCCTGATCTAGTGATCCTTGATATCAACCTGCCAGGCATAGATGGTTACGAGGTCTGCCGCCAGTTAAGAGCCCGACAAGATACTCAAACCACACCTATTATTTTCCTGTCATCGTATCAGTCTTTGGAAGACCGCTTGGCTGCCTATGGCGCGGGCGGTAATGATTACATCAATAAACCCTTCGATGTCGACGAGCTCAAGCTCAAAGTGAGTCAGGTGCAGCAACAGGTTCAACTGCGTAAATCTGTTAATCAAGATCTGCGCATGACGCATCTACTGGTGCTGGGTGTACAGACCTCGGCTGCCAAAATTCAGAGTATTAGCCGCTTTATACAGGCCAGCCTGTTTATGCTCAACATGGATACTCTGACCCATTGTTTTTTCCGCATTGCTAATGAAATCGAGTTATCGTGCGTGTTGAAAATCGACACAGGCAACGGCATAAAATTATTGTCCACTAACTACAATGTCAGTCAGTTGGAAGATGAAATCCTGCAAATGTCGGGCAAAATCGAGCGCATCCATTCGTTCGGTAATGACAGGGCCATTTTCCGTTGGGATCATGCAACCTTGCTGGCTCGTAACGTCGGGGAAATGATAGATACCATAGCTATCTTCATGGATGCGCTGGAAGCCGGTATTAAGTCGGTACTGATTGAGGAAAAACTGCTGTCCCAAGTCGCCAATATCGAAATTCAAAACGCTGAAGCCATGGATAAAATGATGGAGTTATTCAGTTCCATGAATGAAGAAATCAAAAATACCATAGTGTCACTGGGGATTATTACTGGGCTGGATGAAGAGGAAGAAGACAGGATAAACGCAGTGCTTGATGGTTACAGTGAGCGTATCAGTCAAGAATTTCTGGCGCTCAACAATAACAGTGAATCACTGCGCCAGTTGATAAACGAGTTGCACACTCCGCCTGAAGGTTTGGAGCTCATGCAGGAGCAAGTTGTGACCGATGGTGTCGAATTTTTTTAA
- a CDS encoding response regulator, whose translation MNIQNKISFTFVLLTTVSVGLLTYIATDNAVGSLKSEVENTLNSIADYKAMQFYDHIENHEEGLSSFASNPWTAEALSKLSASFKLGVDSDDYKTTDAFYRDGFSQILARMGGYDIFLINPEGDVVFSIAHETDFATNLKTGAYKDTLLAESFDDAATLLETKTSEFKPYSPSQWNLKQDQAKPQAQPISTNKAGIELHSAFIAAPVFQGEALIGVLAFQVNTDRYNDLSADYSGLKQTGEVVIGKLEDNYATVITPLRRSASAAFNLSYPIGSALAVPLQRAVQGERGSGLSVDYKGDKVLAAWRAIPELNFGFVVKVDVAEAFAAAEQLKIKLLLIGLLISVIAGLTAFYISRKISYPIQMLLKAVVKIAAGGNFNEKITITANDETEELAQAFNVMNQKRFEYEASLKASHLETQKALADLAKQKFALDQHAIVAITDVRGNITFVNNKFCEISGFSETELLGQNHRLLNSGHHDPQFFKDMYRSISRGITWNAEICNQAKDGHLYWVHTTIVPFMNSANKPESYIAIRTDITASKLAEVSIQMAKEEAESANRAKSEFLANMSHEIRTPMNGVIGMNNLLLDTNLNAEQHNYAKTVKSSAESLLTLLNDILDFSKIEAGKLELEAIDFDFEQMISELSKAIALQAHDKNLELISPASPLLHQWFCADPGRLRQILTNLLGNAIKFTERGEVAVYYSVQQQSETHSWVRFDITDTGIGLSEEQQRGLFDRFSQADGSTTRKYGGTGLGLAICKQLVEMMGGEIGVTSVLGKGSTFWFTLNLARAKAQPPEPVRTDLTAQKLLIVDDNATNGRLLEQLLSHWQIDHLWVDNAAAALVALHDAANEGDPYTIAIIDRQMPTMDGLQLGRAIKADLSINTTRLLLLNTSGQRSDAQKFEAAGFDGFHNKPIEQSLLYNELLKVARITPESVESASQHTGRELPQFNARVLVVEDNMTNQLVAKGLLSKFAVRIDVANNGQEALIALTKTAYDLVFMDCQMPVMDGYEASRHIRDEQSQVQNHAIPIIAMTANAMQGDRELCLGAGMSDYIAKPIDPAKLQRALSEWLPAHCQLAASETEQGSSLHQRHLR comes from the coding sequence TTGAACATTCAAAATAAAATCTCATTCACCTTTGTGTTGCTCACCACGGTTTCTGTTGGACTACTTACTTATATCGCGACCGATAATGCGGTTGGCTCGCTTAAAAGTGAGGTGGAAAACACCTTAAATAGTATTGCTGATTATAAAGCCATGCAATTTTATGATCATATTGAAAATCATGAGGAAGGCTTGTCGAGTTTTGCGTCAAATCCCTGGACTGCAGAAGCCTTATCTAAGTTGTCAGCGAGCTTTAAGCTCGGGGTTGATAGTGATGACTATAAGACAACTGATGCTTTTTATCGTGATGGTTTTTCGCAGATTTTAGCCCGCATGGGGGGCTATGATATTTTTCTCATCAATCCAGAGGGGGATGTCGTGTTTAGCATCGCCCATGAAACTGATTTTGCAACCAACTTGAAAACTGGCGCGTATAAAGACACATTACTGGCTGAGTCTTTTGATGATGCCGCGACTTTACTTGAAACCAAAACCAGTGAATTCAAACCTTATTCGCCCTCGCAATGGAATTTGAAGCAAGATCAAGCCAAACCCCAAGCCCAACCCATTAGCACCAACAAAGCGGGCATTGAGTTACATAGCGCCTTTATTGCCGCGCCAGTTTTTCAAGGGGAAGCACTGATAGGAGTGTTGGCGTTTCAAGTGAATACCGATCGCTACAATGATTTATCTGCCGATTATTCAGGCCTTAAACAAACTGGTGAAGTGGTTATTGGTAAGCTTGAAGACAATTATGCCACGGTTATTACGCCGTTAAGACGTTCAGCGTCTGCGGCGTTTAATCTAAGTTACCCAATTGGCAGTGCCTTAGCTGTGCCACTGCAACGAGCTGTCCAAGGAGAGAGAGGCTCTGGGCTTTCTGTCGACTATAAAGGTGACAAGGTTTTAGCCGCTTGGCGCGCTATCCCGGAATTGAATTTTGGCTTTGTAGTTAAAGTGGATGTTGCCGAGGCTTTTGCCGCCGCAGAGCAATTAAAAATCAAGCTGTTGTTAATTGGTTTGTTGATATCGGTGATCGCCGGTTTGACTGCATTTTATATATCACGAAAAATCAGCTATCCCATTCAAATGTTGCTTAAAGCCGTTGTGAAAATAGCCGCAGGTGGCAATTTTAATGAAAAAATCACGATAACGGCTAACGATGAAACTGAAGAATTAGCACAAGCATTTAACGTGATGAATCAAAAACGCTTTGAATATGAAGCGTCACTAAAAGCGAGTCATCTTGAAACTCAAAAAGCGCTCGCAGACTTAGCCAAACAGAAGTTTGCCCTCGACCAACATGCCATTGTCGCCATCACAGATGTCAGGGGCAATATCACCTTTGTTAATAATAAGTTTTGTGAAATTAGTGGCTTTAGTGAAACTGAGCTATTGGGGCAAAATCATCGTCTGTTAAATTCAGGTCATCACGATCCGCAATTTTTTAAAGATATGTACCGCTCCATTAGCCGTGGTATCACCTGGAATGCCGAGATTTGCAATCAGGCCAAAGATGGTCATTTGTATTGGGTCCATACCACCATAGTTCCCTTCATGAACAGTGCCAATAAGCCCGAAAGTTATATTGCCATCCGCACCGACATCACCGCGAGCAAATTAGCCGAAGTGTCTATCCAAATGGCTAAGGAAGAGGCGGAATCGGCTAACCGTGCCAAAAGCGAATTTTTGGCCAACATGAGTCATGAAATTAGAACTCCGATGAATGGCGTGATAGGGATGAACAATCTGCTACTGGATACTAACCTTAATGCCGAGCAGCATAACTATGCCAAAACAGTCAAAAGCAGCGCCGAGTCTTTACTGACCTTACTCAATGACATTCTCGATTTTTCCAAAATAGAAGCCGGCAAACTTGAGCTTGAAGCCATAGATTTTGATTTTGAACAGATGATAAGTGAATTGAGCAAGGCGATTGCACTGCAAGCCCATGATAAAAACTTAGAGCTGATTTCACCTGCAAGCCCATTACTTCATCAATGGTTTTGCGCCGATCCCGGTCGTTTGCGCCAAATACTGACTAACTTGCTGGGCAACGCCATTAAGTTTACCGAGCGCGGTGAAGTGGCTGTTTATTACAGCGTGCAGCAACAAAGTGAAACCCATTCTTGGGTACGATTTGACATCACAGATACTGGTATAGGCTTGAGCGAAGAGCAGCAAAGAGGGCTGTTTGATCGTTTTAGCCAAGCCGATGGCTCCACGACCCGCAAGTATGGTGGTACAGGGCTAGGATTAGCGATTTGCAAACAATTAGTGGAAATGATGGGCGGTGAAATTGGCGTGACAAGCGTATTGGGCAAGGGTTCTACCTTCTGGTTTACCCTTAATCTCGCGCGCGCTAAGGCTCAGCCTCCTGAGCCGGTCAGAACAGATTTGACCGCACAAAAGCTATTGATAGTCGATGACAATGCCACGAATGGTCGATTGTTGGAGCAGTTACTGAGCCATTGGCAAATAGACCACCTTTGGGTTGATAATGCCGCGGCCGCGCTGGTTGCTTTGCATGATGCCGCTAATGAGGGCGACCCTTACACAATTGCCATCATTGATAGGCAAATGCCCACCATGGATGGCTTGCAGCTGGGGAGGGCAATTAAAGCTGACCTTAGCATTAACACTACCCGCTTACTGTTACTCAATACTTCGGGTCAACGCAGCGATGCGCAAAAGTTCGAGGCTGCAGGGTTTGACGGCTTCCACAATAAGCCTATAGAGCAGTCTTTGCTTTACAACGAGTTACTAAAAGTCGCGCGGATCACGCCAGAGAGCGTCGAATCGGCTAGCCAGCATACAGGACGTGAACTGCCTCAATTTAATGCCCGAGTATTGGTAGTGGAAGACAATATGACCAACCAGCTGGTGGCTAAGGGACTGCTGAGCAAATTTGCAGTGCGTATTGATGTGGCCAATAACGGCCAAGAAGCGTTAATTGCCCTTACGAAAACCGCTTATGATTTAGTGTTTATGGACTGTCAGATGCCAGTGATGGATGGTTATGAAGCCAGTCGGCATATTCGCGATGAGCAGTCACAGGTTCAAAACCATGCAATTCCCATCATCGCTATGACAGCCAATGCCATGCAAGGCGATCGTGAACTATGTCTTGGGGCGGGAATGAGTGATTATATCGCCAAACCCATAGATCCCGCTAAATTACAACGCGCTCTGAGTGAATGGTTGCCGGCTCATTGTCAACTTGCTGCCAGCGAGACAGAACAAGGCAGCTCATTGCATCAAAGACACTTGCGCTAA
- a CDS encoding urea ABC transporter substrate-binding protein, protein MTHSLPAASAVIRTITTLFFCALCCIMVASCTEKSETIKVGVLHSLTGTMAISEKSVVDATLMAIDEINASGGLLGRQIEAVVVDGASDWPAFAREAEALITQKKVAVIFGGWTSASRKEMKHVVEKHDHLLFYPVQYEGLEQSTNIIYTGATPNQQIMPAVKWSVENHGKRVFLAGSDYVFPRSANKIIKKQLIALGAEVVGEYYIPLGDMNSDDMTDAILRSNADIILNTINGGSNLPFFKQLNQKNINIPVMSFSIAEDELLHLDIKAMAGHYSAWNYFQSLPSAVNKAFVARFKYKYGESRTTNAAMEAGYVGVYLWSSAVQAANTTDPSTLRQFLKGVSYDAPEGNVIISAINNHLWKPLYIGQIREDGQFDIVWSQQKPIRPLPFPSYQTIEQWNEYLNTLYQGWGESWAAPPRVSSAPMTTMEGQYFEHSK, encoded by the coding sequence ATGACCCACTCTTTGCCGGCAGCGAGTGCCGTCATACGCACTATTACGACCCTATTTTTTTGTGCTTTATGCTGCATTATGGTGGCAAGTTGTACTGAAAAGTCAGAAACAATCAAAGTCGGGGTGTTGCACTCATTAACGGGCACCATGGCGATTAGTGAAAAGTCGGTAGTCGATGCTACCTTAATGGCGATTGATGAAATTAATGCCAGTGGCGGGCTATTAGGGCGCCAGATAGAAGCTGTTGTTGTTGATGGCGCGTCAGATTGGCCGGCTTTTGCGCGGGAGGCCGAGGCGCTCATTACCCAAAAAAAGGTGGCGGTTATTTTTGGTGGATGGACATCAGCAAGTCGCAAAGAAATGAAACATGTCGTGGAAAAACATGATCATCTGCTGTTTTACCCCGTCCAGTACGAAGGCTTGGAGCAATCGACCAACATCATATATACCGGCGCTACGCCTAACCAACAAATCATGCCCGCCGTTAAGTGGAGTGTGGAAAACCATGGTAAACGGGTTTTTCTGGCGGGCTCTGACTATGTGTTTCCGCGCTCGGCAAATAAGATCATTAAAAAACAGCTGATTGCTTTAGGGGCTGAAGTCGTAGGCGAATATTATATCCCGTTAGGAGATATGAATAGCGATGACATGACAGATGCTATTTTGCGCAGCAACGCGGATATTATTCTAAATACCATTAATGGCGGCAGTAATTTACCTTTCTTCAAACAATTAAATCAAAAGAACATTAATATCCCAGTCATGTCCTTTAGTATTGCCGAAGACGAACTGCTTCACTTAGATATCAAAGCCATGGCGGGCCATTACAGTGCCTGGAACTACTTTCAAAGCTTGCCTTCCGCTGTTAACAAAGCCTTTGTGGCGCGTTTTAAATACAAGTACGGTGAGAGTAGAACGACCAATGCTGCGATGGAGGCCGGCTATGTTGGTGTCTATTTATGGTCGAGCGCTGTTCAAGCCGCCAACACCACTGACCCGTCCACACTTAGACAATTCTTGAAAGGCGTGAGCTATGACGCCCCCGAGGGTAACGTCATTATTAGCGCTATTAATAATCATCTGTGGAAACCGCTTTATATCGGCCAAATACGTGAAGATGGTCAGTTTGATATTGTGTGGTCGCAACAAAAGCCTATCAGACCTTTGCCATTTCCCTCTTACCAAACCATTGAGCAGTGGAATGAATATCTAAACACCTTATATCAAGGCTGGGGGGAAAGTTGGGCCGCGCCACCAAGGGTTAGTTCAGCACCAATGACAACAATGGAGGGGCAATATTTTGAACATTCAAAATAA